A window from Nycticebus coucang isolate mNycCou1 chromosome X, mNycCou1.pri, whole genome shotgun sequence encodes these proteins:
- the NAP1L2 gene encoding LOW QUALITY PROTEIN: nucleosome assembly protein 1-like 2 (The sequence of the model RefSeq protein was modified relative to this genomic sequence to represent the inferred CDS: inserted 1 base in 1 codon; deleted 1 base in 1 codon): protein MAESAHHKELSESSHEEVGDNIMMEGPGENPERVEGAAAVSGDDGKHSEAASGFGEGEKGEDATAGSRKDERKSGDNEDSNPDRPKGPIGYLSDTDFVESLPAKVKYRVLALKKLQIRGRRLAANLECKFLRECHDIERKFAEIYQPLLEKRRQIINAIYEPTEEECEYRSAPEADGDEEMYEEEMYGNEEGMVHEYMDEDDGYEDYYYDYAAEDDDDHEIIEATGEESKEEEDPKGIPDFWLTVLKNVDTLTPLIKKYDEPILKLLTDIKVKLSDPGEPLSFTLEFHFKPNEYLKNELLSKTYVLKSKLGYYDPHPYRGSAIEYSTGCEIDWNEGKNVTLKTIKKKQKHRIWETIQTVTEDFPKDSFFNFFSPHGINSNGRNKNDDFLLGHNLRTYIXPRSVLFFSGDALESQQEGVVREVNDAIYDKIIYDNLMAAIEEVKACCKNLEVLVEDIDR from the exons ATGGCTGAGTCAGCCCACCACAAAGAACTATCAGAATCCAGTCACGAAGAGGTTGGCGATAATATAATGATGGAGGGGCCCGGGGAAAATCCGGAGCGCGTTGAAGGTGCTGCTGCAGTTTCTGGAGATGATGGTAAACACAGCGAAGCCGCCTCTGGGtttggggaaggagagaaaggtgaAGATGCTACTGCTGGGTCCaggaaagatgagagaaaaaGTGGGGATAATGAGGACTCAAATCCAGACCGTCCAAAAGGACCTATTGGTTATCTTTCAGATACAGACTTTGTTGAAAGTCTACCTGCGAAGGTTAAATACCGTGTGTTAGCTCTTAAAAAGCTTCAaatcagggggcggcgcct AGCGGCCAATTTAGAGTGCAAATTCCTGAGGGAATGTCATGACATTGAAAGAAAGTTTGCAGAAATATATCAACCTTTACTAGAAAAAAGACGGCAGATCATCAATGCAATCTATGAACCAACAGAAGAGGAATGTGAATACAGATCTGCCCCTGAGGCTGATGGTGATGAGGAAATGTATGAGGAAGAGATGTATGGTAACGAGGAGGGTATGGTACATGAGTATATGGATGAGGATGATGGTTATGAGGACTATTATTATGATTATGCTGCTGAAGATGATGATGACCATGAGATCATTGAGGCTACTGGAGAAGAGAGTAAGGAAGAAGAGGATCCTAAGGGGATTCCTGATTTTTGGCTCACTGTCTTAAAAAACGTTGACACTCTCACCCCGTTGATTAAGAAATATGATGAACCTATTCTTAAGCTCTTAACAGATATTAAAGTGAAGCTTTCAGATCCTGGTGAGCCTCTGAGT TTCACATTAGAATTTCACTTCAAACCCAACgagtatttaaaaaatgagctaTTGTCAAAAACCTATGTACTGAAGTCAAAGCTAGGATATTATGATCCCCATCCCTATAGAGGGAGTGCGATTGAGTATTCCACAGGCTGTGAGATAGattggaatgaaggaaagaatgtCACTTTGAAAACCATCAAGAAGAAGCAGAAACATCGGATCTGGGAAACGATACAAACTGTGACTGAAGATTTTCCCAAGGATTCATTCTTCAATTTTTTCTCACCTCATGGAATTAATTCAAATGGAAGGAATAAAAATGATGACTTTTTACTTGGTCACAATTTACGTACTTACA ATCCAAGATCAGTATTATTTTTCTCAGGTGATGCACTTGAATCTCAGCAGGAGGGGGTAGTTAGAGAAGTTAATGATGCAATTTATGACAAAATTATTTATGATAATTTGATGGCTGCAATTGAGGAGGTTAAAGCCTGTTGCAAAAACCTTGAGGTATTAGTAGAAGATATTGATCGCTGA